In the genome of Granulibacter bethesdensis CGDNIH1, one region contains:
- the fdhD gene encoding formate dehydrogenase accessory sulfurtransferase FdhD, producing MRTSHKVRPDRYTTGASAYQPHERFIPEETPVALTYGRATHAVMMATPADLEDFAVGFSLAEGLIDSVHDIESLEIVEVTHGVELRMDLTQTRDAAFIARRRHVTGATGCGLCGMESLDEAAKSPPRVSADLVIDAETIVTAMEALSPVQTLNLRTHAVHAAAFWQPGQGLLAIREDVGRHNALDKLAGFLARSGIPASSGLVLLTSRVSVEMVQKAARMGAGIIVAVSAPTTLAIRTAEAANITLAAVARRDGFELFTHPWRIPCHDADTNSDVASNVTWLHPGSTPP from the coding sequence ATGCGCACCAGCCATAAAGTCCGGCCTGACCGCTACACGACCGGCGCATCCGCCTATCAGCCTCACGAACGATTCATCCCGGAGGAAACGCCTGTCGCGCTGACTTATGGCCGTGCCACGCATGCCGTGATGATGGCGACGCCCGCCGATCTGGAAGATTTTGCGGTTGGTTTCAGTCTGGCAGAAGGACTGATCGACAGTGTTCACGACATTGAAAGTCTGGAAATTGTGGAGGTGACGCATGGCGTCGAACTCCGCATGGATCTGACGCAGACCCGTGATGCGGCCTTCATTGCCCGCCGACGCCACGTAACCGGTGCCACCGGTTGCGGCCTGTGCGGCATGGAAAGTCTTGATGAGGCCGCGAAATCTCCGCCGCGCGTCTCTGCCGATCTGGTGATTGATGCTGAAACCATCGTCACGGCGATGGAGGCCCTCTCCCCCGTGCAGACGCTGAATCTGCGTACCCATGCGGTGCATGCAGCGGCTTTCTGGCAACCCGGACAGGGTCTGCTGGCCATCCGGGAAGATGTCGGTCGGCATAACGCGCTTGATAAGCTGGCCGGCTTTCTGGCACGCAGCGGTATCCCTGCCTCCTCCGGGCTTGTACTGCTGACCAGTCGCGTTTCGGTAGAGATGGTGCAGAAAGCGGCCCGCATGGGGGCTGGCATCATCGTTGCTGTCTCTGCCCCCACCACTCTGGCCATCCGTACTGCGGAAGCCGCCAATATCACGCTTGCAGCTGTCGCGCGGCGTGATGGATTCGAGCTGTTCACCCATCCATGGCGTATCCCCTGCCATGATGCGGATACAAACAGCGACGTGGCCAGCAACGTCACCTGGCTGCATCCGGGATCAACACCCCCGTAA
- a CDS encoding formate dehydrogenase subunit delta, with translation MTATNDRLVTMANQIAGFFSHRPEETAISGIAEHIVLYWEPRMRRAFDAIIESHNPALSPLAQKAGEYLMSHDVKPSDHDPLAGMQPRAVTGSDPKEDPNTPPGGFNTDEQHGDNRASS, from the coding sequence GTGACCGCAACCAATGATCGCCTCGTGACAATGGCCAATCAGATTGCCGGGTTTTTCTCCCACCGGCCGGAAGAAACAGCCATCTCCGGCATTGCCGAGCACATTGTGCTGTACTGGGAACCGCGTATGCGGCGCGCCTTCGACGCCATCATAGAATCACATAATCCGGCCCTAAGCCCTCTGGCGCAAAAAGCTGGAGAGTATTTAATGTCCCATGATGTGAAACCGTCCGACCACGACCCTCTCGCGGGGATGCAGCCACGTGCGGTGACGGGATCCGATCCAAAAGAAGATCCAAACACACCTCCGGGGGGATTCAATACAGATGAGCAGCACGGAGATAACCGCGCCTCAAGCTGA
- a CDS encoding OFA family MFS transporter → MSSTEITAPQADPGILDRARIIAQPGFNRWLVPPAALAIHLCIGMAYGLSVFWLPMQKIIGTACPASMGELAQLTTTDCDWSEGSLVTAFKLGIVFLGISAAIWGGWLERVGPRRAGVVAALCWSGGWLISALGIYQHQLWLIWLGLGVIGGIGLGIGYISPVSTLIKWFPDRRGMATGMAIMGFGGGAVVGSPLALMLLQHFRVVDPATHVITQHGLWQTFTVMGLIYLVFMLGGAFAYRIPPDGWRPDGFNGTAATKRMIAQGHVHLGRAWKTPQFWLLWAVLMLNVSAGIAVLSIASPMLQRIFGGALIDQPGVTLANLSLAQKTAVAGVAGGFVSLLSLFNIGGRFFWATISDKIGRKLTYTIFFILGAVLYTLTPVAAHAGHKALFVLAFCVILSMYGGGFSTIPAYLADIFGTRFVGAIHGRLLTAWSTAGVVGPTLVTVLPAMFGSSDPVHLYDTTFHILAGLLILGLIANWLVRPLPAYAFMSEAELASLQADGTKGSYATGSFGIGVGGFSAALILPWLIVGLPIAWGIWKTIIKAAPLFN, encoded by the coding sequence ATGAGCAGCACGGAGATAACCGCGCCTCAAGCTGATCCAGGTATTCTGGACCGGGCGCGCATCATCGCTCAGCCTGGTTTCAATCGCTGGCTGGTGCCGCCCGCGGCGCTGGCCATTCACCTTTGCATCGGCATGGCCTACGGCCTGTCGGTGTTCTGGCTGCCGATGCAGAAAATCATCGGCACGGCCTGCCCCGCTTCCATGGGCGAACTGGCTCAATTGACCACGACAGACTGTGACTGGTCTGAAGGATCTCTGGTCACCGCCTTCAAGCTCGGCATTGTTTTTCTCGGTATTTCCGCCGCCATCTGGGGTGGCTGGCTCGAACGGGTCGGCCCGCGCCGTGCAGGCGTCGTGGCCGCCTTGTGCTGGTCAGGAGGCTGGCTGATCTCCGCGTTGGGGATTTATCAGCACCAACTCTGGCTGATCTGGCTGGGCCTCGGCGTCATTGGCGGGATCGGGCTGGGTATTGGTTATATCTCTCCGGTTTCAACCCTGATCAAATGGTTCCCTGATCGTCGTGGCATGGCGACCGGCATGGCCATCATGGGCTTTGGCGGAGGGGCCGTTGTCGGCAGTCCGCTGGCATTGATGCTGCTACAGCATTTCCGCGTGGTCGATCCGGCCACCCATGTCATCACACAACATGGTTTGTGGCAGACCTTCACCGTGATGGGGCTGATCTATCTGGTGTTCATGCTGGGGGGTGCCTTCGCCTATCGCATTCCGCCGGATGGATGGAGGCCGGATGGCTTTAACGGCACCGCGGCCACCAAACGGATGATCGCACAGGGTCACGTGCATCTTGGCCGTGCCTGGAAAACACCGCAATTCTGGCTGCTCTGGGCAGTGCTGATGCTCAATGTGAGCGCCGGGATCGCAGTGCTGTCCATCGCCTCCCCCATGTTGCAGCGTATTTTCGGCGGTGCCTTGATCGATCAGCCGGGTGTGACGCTCGCCAACCTGTCCCTCGCACAGAAAACCGCTGTTGCAGGTGTAGCCGGTGGTTTCGTCAGCCTGCTGTCCCTGTTCAATATCGGGGGTCGCTTCTTCTGGGCGACCATTTCCGACAAGATCGGGCGCAAGCTCACCTATACGATTTTCTTCATTCTCGGCGCGGTACTCTATACGCTGACCCCCGTCGCCGCCCATGCCGGACACAAGGCGCTGTTCGTGCTGGCGTTCTGCGTCATCCTGTCCATGTATGGTGGTGGTTTCTCGACGATCCCTGCTTACCTGGCTGATATTTTCGGCACACGATTCGTAGGGGCCATCCATGGTCGCTTGCTGACAGCATGGTCAACAGCAGGCGTCGTCGGGCCTACTCTGGTAACGGTGCTGCCCGCCATGTTCGGATCATCCGATCCGGTGCATCTGTATGACACCACCTTCCATATTCTTGCCGGATTGCTGATCCTCGGCCTGATTGCAAACTGGCTGGTACGTCCTCTTCCGGCCTATGCGTTCATGTCAGAGGCAGAGCTGGCAAGCCTTCAGGCTGATGGCACCAAAGGGAGTTATGCCACTGGATCCTTCGGGATCGGTGTCGGTGGATTTTCTGCCGCGTTGATCCTGCCATGGCTGATCGTCGGTCTGCCGATTGCCTGGGGTATCTGGAAGACCATTATCAAGGCAGCGCCTTTGTTCAATTGA